The genomic stretch TTCAGGAAAAAGCGTAATGACTGCAAAAAACATCGCAGACTCCTCTATTTTCCTGCTGCGTTTATCCTTAAAGGATTAATAATCTACGCCCCAATTTACGTAGATACGACCAGCTTCAAGATCAACTCGTTGTACCACATCACGGTGCCAAGGCACCATGCGCTCTTCGCCATCAACGCTTTCAGGTGTAGCGCGTACCACCATCACGTCATTGGCGCCTGTTTCAAACAACTCGTGGATTTGACCGAGATTAACTTCCTGCTCTTGATCGTCCAGACCTAATACAATTAAGCCTTTTAAATCAGACCAGTAAAACTCGTCCACGCTTGGTTGAGGCAGTTGCGACTTGGAAATCCAAACATCTACGCCAACTAAGTTATCCGCAGCAGTGCGATCGCTCACACCTTTTAACGAAACAACTAAGCCTTTGCCATGTGGTTTCCAACGTTTTACTTCTACGGTTTGCCAACCTGCACTGGTCTCAATGTACCAAGGTAAGTAGTCAAACACGTTGCTCATCGGATCTGTATTGGAATAGATCCAGAGCCACCCATTTAATCCATATGCTGAACGTAACTGTCCAATCTGAATACGATCTTCGGGAACATTCTGTGTTGGTGTCATGGGTTACCTACTACGATTACGTACAAAACGACTTATGCAGTAGCTGTTGCTTTCTTCGCTTGAGCAGCTAAAGAAGCAACACGTTCAGACGGTTGAGCGCCTAAAGCTACCCAATGAGCAAAACGATCAGCATCTAAACGAAGTTTTTCTGCTTGACCTTGAGCTGTCGGGTTAAAGAAACCAATACGTTCGATGAAACGGCCATCACGCGCATTGCGGCTATCAGTTACAATAACTTGATAGAACGGACGTTTTTTAGCACCACCGCGTGCTAGACGAATTACAACCATGTTAATACTCTCACATGAAGGAAATACTTCTTAGATTCGGTTGAACCTAAAAAGGCGGATATTTTACGATATTTTAACGATAAGGGAAAGCTCAAAATTTGAGTTATCCGCAAATAAGATTTTTTTGAATTCAAATCCTAGCGTTTATTCCACGTTGTCGTGGCATTTGGCTGGCAAATTTGACCCTCAACCCAACAGTTTTGACCCAAGTTATTCAGCACCAATGCACCATTGTTTTGTTGCATGCTGTCCGCTTTGGGAATCGCGCTAAGCGTCCACCCTTGTGCTGTAGCGCTGAGATTTAAGTCAAAATAGGCAGTGCCTGAATTGGGGTAAATCGCAGTAATACCCAAGTGCTGAAGCGTGGCACCCGTATAGTTTTGATTAATTGCGCGATATTGTTGTATCTGTCCAGCAATGCGCTGCATTTCAGCTTGCATATCGACACGATTAACTCGAATTTTGTAATTTAAATAGTTTGGATAAGCAATCCCAACCAATATTGCAATAATACTCATGGCAATAATCAACTCAACCAAGCTAAATGCTTTTATTTTTTTAATATTGCTTATTTTTATAGCGTTCATCACCACGGCTCACTTAAAATCGTTCCACAATCGTTCAGACTACTGACGACATTTGCCGTTTTAGTCATGCAACGCATGCCTTTGCTACTGATCAACAAATCATAATTATTGGGTTGTTTAATCTCGCCATTATTATTTCTGCTTCGCTCAACTTTCATGATCCAATCTAATCCTGTCACTGGCGAATAACGACCACTCCCTGCTGTACTTGGGTTTACACTTAAATTTAATTTCTGTTTACTCTCAAAATCGAGCAAAGTAATCACATAATTTGCAGCGTCAGCAGGTTGCCCCAAAGGCAACAGCAACTGATTGCTCGCTGCATCATAACTGGGATAGATATCTGCCAAGTCAAAGCCCTGATAGCTATAATTACGTGCTTTAAACCGTTCTAGCTCACTTGAAATTCGCAGCACTTGCTGTTTGGCTTCTGCCAGATCCTTACGTTCTAAATAGGCCTTATACCGTGGCACAGCGAAGCCCACCAAAATACTCAGCAACATTAAACAAATGATTAATTCAATCAAACTAAAACCACCTAAGCCATAACCTCGGACTGGTGTGATTCGCTGAGACAAATCCCTATTCGTCAGCCGGCTTCTACATTTTTTCATGAATCCGCTCGCTGTTCATACCAGCGTAAATGTTTGATCGTAACTTTAGACCTAAACAATTGGCATTCAGGATTATTTTGATATTCGGGTTGCGTGCAGTTCTCTCCGATTTTTTCCCGATTCAAAATCATCCCAAGACTATCATCTCGATTGTTATAACCCTTGCCTAAATGGGTTCCTAAGATTCCAGCACCAATTTTGACCCGATTGGGGACGCCCTCAACATTATATTTATACTGAGGCCGACATTTACCAGTCGGTAGACAGAATTGGAAGAGATAAGAATCGCCCAACACACTCGCACCACAACCACCGCCAAGGCCCTTGCCATTTCGGTCATAGACATTGGCATACAGCATATTGTCCAAGGCAAAGATTTCACTTAAGCCCTTATAATCGCCTTTAATCCTTGAGTACGGATACCACCAGCCAGTATTTGGGGCAACTCTTCGATTAATTTCAGTGAGTCGAGGAATACCTTTTACGGTATTCATCAAATGGAGTCGTCTAATATATTTATGATTCAATAAGGGTTTATCACTGTACAAATCACTGCGCGCAACATCATGATCATAAATCACAAAAACACCATCTTGTGCGCTTAGCTCAGCGCTCGCCAGAGGTGAACTGAGATTGCCTGAAGTTAGGGCCACTACACCAAACAGCCCGACCTTGTCTTTATGTACTGAAAAACTTGGCATTTCATAAAAACGTGGACTTAAACCGGTATCTAAATGCCCGTTATAAAGCTGTACCACGCGTTTGGCAAAACCGGAAGTTGTCTGGGCAGTATTATCCAAATCAATCCTGAATGCTTGGCCGCCCAAATCACCAAAATAAAGTGTATCAACCAGGCCATCATTATCACGGTCAAGGGTATTGATTTGTGAGACAACGCTGTACTTTAAATTTGCATCATAGCTCGCCTCGACTGCTCCCCCTTTTTCTGTTGCCTGACGACTGCTCCACCACAACAACTGACCGTTATTGGCATCAAACATATACACCCCGGCACCCACTGCATTGCTTTGCTCATATCTAGGGCACTCATAGCCTTGATTGTTATATTGATTAAGCCGATCTGGCGGGGATCTAGGTTGATCATCGTTACCTATTTGCTCTGCGTCGGCTGCACCACACTGAAACTCACCAAAAGCATCGTAGCCGCCACCAACAAACATCACCATACGTTTCACCCCACCCCACTTCACATAAGCAATGGTGGGTTTTGACCAACTTTGTCCCATAAACTGCAATGCTGGCACAGTCTTGTACACCTCTTCTAAGCCTGTACTGACAATACGTTGATGCGCTGGGTCAATCTGAAACTTCATTACAGGCCGCGTCAGATCAGTCAAATCAAGCGAATAATAACTGCGCCCTCCCATTCGCAACCCACCATAAACCCATTGCATTCCTCTCGAACTTAATAACCCTCGTTGCTGATCTTGTGTTTGTCGCGTGGTGTCATTCACGGTGAGTGTCCCATCCTTACTGGTGACATATTGGCTGCGAGCGGTCCAAGGGGCATCAATGCCATAAAATAATTTCTGTACCCCCCCCATACTGCTGTCTTCAGACAGAAATGCTTGTTTTTGCCGTTCCATCATTTCATAAGGTACAAAAGCAAGCACTTCCTTGCCTTGGTCATCAACCACATGCAATACCCCTTGAGTTGAACCAAACAATAAATAGTCTTGGCGATTGGCGCTCTTCATTCGGCCATTATCAACAAAAATACGCCCCGTCTGTGTCAATAAAATGGGTCTAGAATGCAATGAAGCCCCCAATTGACGCAGCTCCATTTTAGGTAAGGTTACTAAGCTATAATCTTGGCTGGTCTCTGGTACTCGAAAACCCAAAAGGTTCAACCAATAGT from Acinetobacter pullicarnis encodes the following:
- a CDS encoding pilus assembly protein produces the protein MTRFKKQQFNIAVLLLLMVVITPYQSGQASDIEIYKSAAKAGEVIIVMMLDTSGSMDLNNTVNLGAGIRNRLEPCDLPSSASWEGMRPQLNKKSDDPQKGYRVNYCLDENGVKYLDRISRLKEALYELATSSAIQPNTKIGIGTFPYAGRAPRTNQMENNRRAYMRIAADQWGVVGSEQRRKVLHLIRRNDFVGRGSTPTSAAYAEAAAYMLGTHTGDGPFSGVDIADQSYSANLTVGEWSSRRYQSPLKQTKDRDSQENLSETQCDGKGIYFLTDGEPQSVRTPNENLMANALKIYEYHITDKSGLSGGRYNRSGTYFSYWGEIGLFARYLNDPDKITAILGTVSDPKLRTAVVGFGSSFDVDDEVKQVLSDPKTQRTRTYYNCNAIQTVDARNACNWGEKSRFADGVTPTIEGVGGYGEGGFYSAKLTGELISSIVNFIEESKPNFDPLITGIPSIPLDPLNPIQLHPFGYYATFVPKPETSFQLWLGNLNKYPIHNGELFGADKRIRLIAATGEVNSAAQGGWGGGGVKMKLPLGLYKNPDTQQITEMRKVFSNRRFDADKQSYEAAETLSQVTLDSLLLQHAGFDKPRPDQNKNYWLNLLGFRVPETSQDYSLVTLPKMELRQLGASLHSRPILLTQTGRIFVDNGRMKSANRQDYLLFGSTQGVLHVVDDQGKEVLAFVPYEMMERQKQAFLSEDSSMGGVQKLFYGIDAPWTARSQYVTSKDGTLTVNDTTRQTQDQQRGLLSSRGMQWVYGGLRMGGRSYYSLDLTDLTRPVMKFQIDPAHQRIVSTGLEEVYKTVPALQFMGQSWSKPTIAYVKWGGVKRMVMFVGGGYDAFGEFQCGAADAEQIGNDDQPRSPPDRLNQYNNQGYECPRYEQSNAVGAGVYMFDANNGQLLWWSSRQATEKGGAVEASYDANLKYSVVSQINTLDRDNDGLVDTLYFGDLGGQAFRIDLDNTAQTTSGFAKRVVQLYNGHLDTGLSPRFYEMPSFSVHKDKVGLFGVVALTSGNLSSPLASAELSAQDGVFVIYDHDVARSDLYSDKPLLNHKYIRRLHLMNTVKGIPRLTEINRRVAPNTGWWYPYSRIKGDYKGLSEIFALDNMLYANVYDRNGKGLGGGCGASVLGDSYLFQFCLPTGKCRPQYKYNVEGVPNRVKIGAGILGTHLGKGYNNRDDSLGMILNREKIGENCTQPEYQNNPECQLFRSKVTIKHLRWYEQRADS
- the rimM gene encoding ribosome maturation factor RimM (Essential for efficient processing of 16S rRNA) — encoded protein: MTPTQNVPEDRIQIGQLRSAYGLNGWLWIYSNTDPMSNVFDYLPWYIETSAGWQTVEVKRWKPHGKGLVVSLKGVSDRTAADNLVGVDVWISKSQLPQPSVDEFYWSDLKGLIVLGLDDQEQEVNLGQIHELFETGANDVMVVRATPESVDGEERMVPWHRDVVQRVDLEAGRIYVNWGVDY
- a CDS encoding type IV pilin protein, with translation MSQRITPVRGYGLGGFSLIELIICLMLLSILVGFAVPRYKAYLERKDLAEAKQQVLRISSELERFKARNYSYQGFDLADIYPSYDAASNQLLLPLGQPADAANYVITLLDFESKQKLNLSVNPSTAGSGRYSPVTGLDWIMKVERSRNNNGEIKQPNNYDLLISSKGMRCMTKTANVVSSLNDCGTILSEPW
- the rpsP gene encoding 30S ribosomal protein S16; translated protein: MVVIRLARGGAKKRPFYQVIVTDSRNARDGRFIERIGFFNPTAQGQAEKLRLDADRFAHWVALGAQPSERVASLAAQAKKATATA
- a CDS encoding type IV pilin protein; the encoded protein is MNAIKISNIKKIKAFSLVELIIAMSIIAILVGIAYPNYLNYKIRVNRVDMQAEMQRIAGQIQQYRAINQNYTGATLQHLGITAIYPNSGTAYFDLNLSATAQGWTLSAIPKADSMQQNNGALVLNNLGQNCWVEGQICQPNATTTWNKR